One stretch of Armatimonadota bacterium DNA includes these proteins:
- a CDS encoding succinate dehydrogenase codes for MSDVSVPDTASAGPVDALQRKDNWWGGTLWFFCAFSLFGVWTTFRAFQNNFYATGTQPSDGQMQVASYSLRHVFAGFSHYLSPFYSPTIHLPWHLAGFGISPALLILIFPLSFRLSCYYYRRSIYRAYLLDPAGCAISEPEPLRKRRFKRYTGERFFPLIAQNFHRFAFYAAVVFIVILWKDALDGFIFAGPNGGLHFGVGVGSLVLLANIVLLSGYTFGCHSWRHLIGGNINCFSCQLTNHTRHGLWKKVTFLNERHGRFAMWSLVSVGVADLYIWLVCTGHIIDIRFF; via the coding sequence ATGAGCGACGTTTCCGTACCGGATACCGCCTCCGCGGGCCCTGTCGATGCGCTCCAGCGGAAAGACAATTGGTGGGGCGGCACACTCTGGTTCTTCTGTGCATTCAGCTTATTCGGCGTGTGGACCACGTTCCGCGCCTTTCAGAATAATTTTTACGCCACCGGAACCCAGCCCTCGGATGGCCAGATGCAGGTGGCCTCTTACTCGCTCCGCCATGTGTTCGCCGGCTTTAGCCACTACCTTTCGCCGTTCTATTCGCCCACGATCCACCTGCCGTGGCACCTTGCCGGATTCGGCATCTCGCCCGCGCTGCTCATCCTCATCTTCCCGCTGTCGTTCCGGTTGAGCTGCTACTACTACCGGCGCTCGATCTACCGCGCCTACCTGCTCGATCCCGCCGGTTGCGCGATCTCCGAGCCCGAGCCGCTGAGAAAGCGCAGGTTCAAGCGGTACACCGGCGAGCGGTTCTTCCCGCTGATCGCCCAGAACTTTCACCGCTTCGCCTTCTACGCAGCCGTTGTTTTCATTGTGATCCTGTGGAAGGACGCCCTGGACGGCTTTATCTTCGCCGGCCCAAACGGCGGCCTGCACTTCGGCGTCGGGGTTGGCTCGCTGGTGCTCCTCGCCAACATCGTCCTCCTGAGCGGCTACACTTTCGGCTGCCACTCCTGGCGGCACCTCATCGGCGGAAACATCAACTGCTTCTCGTGCCAGCTCACCAACCACACACGGCACGGGCTGTGGAAGAAGGTGACTTTTCTCAATGAGCGCCACGGCCGATTTGCCATGTGGAGCCTGGTATCCGTAGGCGTGGCAGACCTGTACATCTGGCTGGTGTGCACGGGCCACATTATCGACATAAGGTTCTTCTAG
- a CDS encoding fumarate reductase/succinate dehydrogenase flavoprotein subunit has protein sequence MEPCEAFDYDILVVGAGGAGLRAVIAAREAGCRVGVVCKSLLGKAHTVMAEGGVAAALGNMVSSDGELEPDGWETHFVDTMKGGAFLNNWRMVEIFAHEAIDRVFELEQYGAVFDRTPEGRIAQRPFGGHKYRRLNHVGDRTGLELIRTVQDKAVGAGMDVHMEVTLVRLLTAGGVVVGALGYHRETGRFVTFRAKAVVLATGGWGRMFRFTSNSWEGTGDGVTLAYEAGAELIDMEMMQFHPTGMIWPPGMRGILVTEGVRGEGGILRNSRGERFMFKPEYMPELYRGQFAESEQEAAGWLDDKKRFRRPPELLPRDVVSRAIYREVKAGNGCEHGGVFLDVSQRGAEYIKAKLPSMYDQFHALGDVDITVEPMEVYPTVHYTMGGIRVDPETAAATVPGLFAAGEVAGGLHGANRLGGNSLSDILVFGRRAGDGAAAWAAGKSLAELDPAQIADGQEQMLKPLGKSGGESPYALHAELQETMQQNAMIAREEAGLKIALDKVRELQKRAEGLAAPGGREYNPGWHATRDLVSMLTVSEIIVLCALERKESRGAQWRIDFPERDDAGWGTKNLVVHRRDGQPAVVESPLPAMPEHLKALFQEH, from the coding sequence ATGGAACCATGCGAAGCGTTTGATTACGACATTCTGGTGGTGGGCGCCGGTGGCGCCGGGCTGCGAGCCGTCATCGCCGCGCGCGAGGCCGGTTGCCGGGTTGGTGTGGTTTGCAAATCGCTTTTGGGAAAAGCGCACACCGTGATGGCCGAAGGCGGAGTTGCCGCGGCGCTGGGCAACATGGTTTCCAGCGACGGGGAGTTGGAACCCGATGGATGGGAGACGCACTTCGTCGACACGATGAAGGGCGGCGCGTTCCTGAACAATTGGCGGATGGTGGAGATATTTGCCCATGAAGCCATCGACCGCGTCTTTGAGCTGGAGCAGTACGGCGCGGTATTCGATCGTACGCCGGAAGGCCGCATTGCGCAGCGTCCGTTCGGAGGACACAAGTACCGGCGCCTGAATCACGTAGGTGACCGCACCGGCCTTGAGTTGATTCGCACCGTGCAGGATAAAGCCGTCGGCGCGGGCATGGACGTCCACATGGAGGTGACGCTGGTTCGTCTGCTCACCGCCGGCGGGGTGGTTGTTGGCGCCCTCGGTTACCACCGCGAAACCGGGCGCTTTGTAACCTTTCGCGCTAAAGCAGTTGTGTTGGCTACCGGTGGATGGGGCCGGATGTTCCGCTTCACCAGTAACTCGTGGGAAGGTACCGGCGACGGAGTAACCCTGGCGTACGAGGCAGGGGCCGAACTCATCGACATGGAGATGATGCAGTTTCACCCCACCGGCATGATATGGCCGCCCGGCATGCGCGGCATCCTTGTCACCGAAGGCGTGCGGGGCGAGGGCGGCATTTTGCGCAACAGCCGCGGTGAGCGCTTTATGTTCAAGCCGGAGTATATGCCCGAGCTCTATCGCGGCCAGTTTGCCGAGAGTGAGCAGGAGGCGGCCGGGTGGCTCGACGATAAGAAACGGTTCCGTCGTCCGCCCGAGCTTCTACCCCGCGATGTGGTCTCACGCGCCATCTATCGAGAGGTGAAGGCGGGCAACGGCTGTGAACATGGTGGGGTCTTCCTGGATGTTTCGCAGCGCGGCGCCGAGTATATCAAGGCGAAGCTGCCCAGCATGTACGACCAGTTTCACGCGTTGGGTGACGTGGATATCACCGTGGAACCTATGGAAGTATATCCAACGGTCCACTACACCATGGGAGGCATTCGGGTCGATCCGGAAACCGCCGCTGCCACCGTTCCCGGGCTCTTCGCTGCCGGTGAGGTAGCCGGCGGCCTTCACGGCGCCAACCGCCTGGGCGGGAACTCGCTCTCCGACATACTGGTCTTTGGCCGGCGCGCGGGCGATGGAGCGGCTGCATGGGCCGCCGGAAAGAGTCTGGCGGAACTGGATCCCGCCCAGATCGCCGATGGACAGGAGCAGATGCTGAAGCCGCTCGGTAAGTCTGGAGGCGAAAGCCCGTACGCACTGCACGCGGAACTCCAGGAGACGATGCAGCAAAACGCTATGATCGCACGGGAGGAAGCCGGATTGAAGATCGCTCTGGACAAAGTCCGCGAGCTTCAGAAAAGAGCCGAGGGACTGGCTGCCCCCGGTGGCCGTGAGTACAACCCGGGGTGGCATGCCACCAGAGATCTGGTCTCGATGCTCACCGTCTCTGAGATCATCGTGCTCTGTGCGCTGGAGCGCAAAGAGAGCCGGGGCGCACAGTGGC
- a CDS encoding LysR family transcriptional regulator, whose translation MELRDLKLFCKLVETRSFTKTAAASCVTQSAVSQRIQALEEELKQALLIRRRGRGAVGITDAGQALYDDASHVVAGAEQILERFRSSDSLGSSQIRVATVYSVGLHALPPRIKPFLLRNPDLKLHLEYSRTDRVYEAVLAGSTDVGIVACPSARQGVEIRSFGLEEMALVCPPEHELSHRHHVGLSDLGGRAYVAFAADIPTRRLVDERLAAAGVLVKVVAELENVETIKNLIEIGAGVALLPEVTVRREVRAGDLCLVPLAETDRFARPTGALLLASRFRSRAVQAFLKEVCSQQPALPD comes from the coding sequence ATGGAATTACGCGATCTCAAACTTTTTTGCAAGCTGGTGGAGACGCGGTCGTTTACTAAAACGGCCGCTGCCAGCTGCGTCACGCAGTCGGCGGTCAGCCAGCGAATCCAGGCGTTGGAAGAGGAGCTGAAGCAGGCTCTGCTCATACGGCGTCGTGGACGTGGGGCGGTCGGCATCACCGACGCCGGGCAGGCGCTGTACGATGATGCATCGCACGTGGTAGCCGGCGCCGAGCAGATTCTCGAACGGTTCAGGTCGAGCGACTCGCTGGGATCATCACAGATTCGCGTCGCCACGGTCTATTCCGTTGGGCTGCACGCTCTGCCTCCACGCATCAAGCCGTTTCTGCTGCGCAATCCCGATCTGAAGCTGCATCTGGAGTACAGCCGGACGGACCGGGTTTACGAAGCGGTGTTGGCCGGCAGCACCGACGTGGGAATCGTAGCGTGTCCGTCGGCACGACAAGGCGTGGAAATCCGCTCGTTCGGCCTCGAAGAGATGGCGCTGGTCTGCCCGCCGGAGCATGAGCTTTCGCATCGCCACCACGTTGGGCTCTCGGACCTCGGGGGTCGGGCCTATGTGGCCTTTGCCGCCGATATTCCCACGAGGCGCCTGGTGGATGAGCGGCTTGCCGCCGCGGGGGTTCTTGTGAAGGTTGTGGCGGAGCTGGAGAATGTGGAGACGATCAAGAACCTCATTGAGATCGGCGCGGGAGTGGCGCTCCTGCCGGAAGTTACGGTGCGGCGCGAGGTTCGCGCAGGTGATCTGTGCCTGGTACCGCTGGCGGAAACCGATCGCTTTGCCCGTCCGACCGGTGCGCTGCTGCTGGCCTCCCGTTTTCGCAGCCGTGCAGTACAGGCCTTTCTGAAGGAGGTCTGTTCGCAGCAGCCGGCTCTACCGGATTGA